One segment of Onychomys torridus chromosome 3, mOncTor1.1, whole genome shotgun sequence DNA contains the following:
- the Tspan9 gene encoding tetraspanin-9 isoform X2, whose product MARGCLCCLKYMMFLFNLIFWLCGCGLLGVGIWLSVSQGNFATFSPSFPSLSAANLVIAIGTIVMVTGFLGCLGAIKENKCLLLSFFIVLLVILLAELILLILFFVYMDKVNENAKQDLKEGLLLYNTENNVGLKNAWNIIQAEMRCCGVTDYTDWYPVLGENTVPDRCCMENSQGCGRNTTTPLWRTGCYEKVKLWFSDNKHVLGTVGMCILIMQILGMAFSMTLFQHIHRTGKKYDA is encoded by the exons ctctgtggctGCGGGCTGCTTGGAGTGGGCATCTGGCTCTCTGTGTCCCAAGGCAACTTTGCCACCTTCTCCCCGAGTTTCCCTTCGCTGTCTGCAGCCAACCTCGTCATCGCCATAGGCACCATTGTCATGGTGACGGGCTTCCTGGGCTGCCTTGGGGCCATCAAGGAAAACAAGTGTTTGCTCCTCAGT TTCTTCATCGTGCTGTTGGTCATTCTCCTGGCAGAGTTGATCCTACTTATCCTCTTTTTTGTCTATATGGACAAG GTGAATGAGAATGCCAAGCAGGACCTGAAAGAAGGGTTGCTTCTGTACAACACTGAGAACAACGTGGGGCTCAAGAATGCCTGGAATATCATTCAGGCCGAG ATGCGGTGTTGCGGAGTCACTGACTATACAGACTGGTACCCAGTGCTGGGGGAGAACACAGTTCCTGACCGCTGCTGCATGGAGAACTCCCAGGGTTGTGGGCgcaacaccaccacccccttGTGGAGAACG GGCTGCTATGAGAAGGTGAAGCTGTGGTTCAGTGACAACAAGCACGTGCTGGGTACAGTGGGGATGTGCATCCTGATCATGCAG ATCCTGGGAATGGCCTTTTCCATGACTCTGTTCCAGCACATCCACCGGACGGGTAAAAAGTATGATGCCTGA